The genomic DNA TTTGAGCGTCATTGATGAGCTCAAGTGGGATTTGGGTCTGGCCCATGATTATGTGACCTCCCTGCTCTGCGACTATCCTGATTACTTCAATGTCTGCGGCATGAAAGATCAGTCGACCGGCAAGGAAATGCTCTGCTTGGAGCTCGTTTCGTGGAGAGATGAGCTAGCAGTGTCTGAGCTGgtgaggagagagagggagaacgGCGATTCTGGCGAGAGAAGAGCAGTGCGCATTAGATATTCGATGAATTTCCCGAATGGGTTCGCCTTACAGAAGAGGGTGAGGGATTGGGTCGAGAAGTGGCAGGAGTTGCCCTACATTTCGCCATACGAGGACGCGTTCCACTTGGCTCCGAGCAGCGACCAGGCAGAGAAGTACACTGTAGCAGTCCTCCACGAGCTGCTGTGGATCCTCGTGTCGAAGAAGACGGAGAGGAGGAACCTGCTCGCCATTGGGGAGATTCTGGGGTTCGGGACTAGGTTCAGGAAGGCGCTGGTTCATCACCCCGGGATATTTTACACATCAAACAAGCTCAGGACCCAGACGGTCGTGCTCCGGGAGGCTTACAGGAAGGATTTCTTGGCGGAGAAGCATCCACTAGAGGGCATGAGGCATAGGTATATCCACCTCATGAATAAGTGGCCAAAACGAGTAGAGTCCGGTCCCGATTCCCGTGCAAGGAAGAGATCAAGGTTTCCTGGTGGAAGGAGAAGGGTGAGCAATAGAGGTGGTCTGACCCATGGTAGAGATACGGGACTGCTTCCAGATAGTGAAGTTGAGGAAGCTCACAAGGATGATCGGATCAAGGGGCAAATT from Punica granatum isolate Tunisia-2019 chromosome 2, ASM765513v2, whole genome shotgun sequence includes the following:
- the LOC116195751 gene encoding LOW QUALITY PROTEIN: protein WHAT'S THIS FACTOR 9, mitochondrial (The sequence of the model RefSeq protein was modified relative to this genomic sequence to represent the inferred CDS: inserted 1 base in 1 codon), which gives rise to MAAAALRPLRANLRHLGGHQRCRTFINARIKWVRDPYLDKAILKEKHLKPIISLKNQILSSPSKNLPLSSAALLKPQLGLPTTALGFSQKYPSVFRVFQPGPGXPLLVALTPLAGILNKEELSIHSSRRRDTVDRLAKLLMLTRGMKLPLSVIDELKWDLGLAHDYVTSLLCDYPDYFNVCGMKDQSTGKEMLCLELVSWRDELAVSELVRRERENGDSGERRAVRIRYSMNFPNGFALQKRVRDWVEKWQELPYISPYEDAFHLAPSSDQAEKYTVAVLHELLWILVSKKTERRNLLAIGEILGFGTRFRKALVHHPGIFYTSNKLRTQTVVLREAYRKDFLAEKHPLEGMRHRYIHLMNKWPKRVESGPDSRARKRSRFPGGRRRVSNRGGLTHGRDTGLLPDSEVEEAHKDDRIKGQIRPEL